The Antedon mediterranea chromosome 7, ecAntMedi1.1, whole genome shotgun sequence genome has a segment encoding these proteins:
- the LOC140054954 gene encoding uncharacterized protein isoform X2, with protein sequence MANVKQETESPNKPNQQRTTPNNKGKSGNITNSKDGNFNKGGKGAGGGGYGGGDGSGRQGNANNSSGGDRVGRQHRGGGGGGFGGQRPGGGGLGGQRPGGGGLGGQRPGGGGHQRQGNHHQQHGGHRFGNQDMQAQPLMPLNLEESVKKERKFTQRCRLFVGNLTNDIEEDDFKKMFEKYGEISEVFLNKQRGFGFIRLDTRQNAEAAKASIDGTTRKGRQVRVRFATHGAALKVKHLPNLVSNELLEHAFSQFGIVERAVVIVDDRGKATGEGIVEFARKSGAQNALQKIKDGVFLLTSSLRPVSAEVLEQTDEEDGLPEKNLTKNQHYQREREAIPRFAPPTSFEFEWGLRWKEIFELEKSQREQLEKQFEERREKLESEMDGARYEHQTIMMRQDLQRRQEELRRMEENFKEIEQRRQEEFRQRSEMRSQELESMRAHQEEVSRRRQEDLRRRSQNVTADGMMQRNESQMMRASRFDQPPQQGFGRGGPGGPMGGPMGGSPHEMRGGRRGGGEREQDVPFKRARRF encoded by the exons ATGGCTAACGTAAAACAGGAAACAGAAAGTCCAAATAAGCCTAATCAGCAACGTACAACACCTAATAATAAAGGTAAGAGTGGAAATATTACGAACAGTAAAGATGGAAATTTCAACAAAGGAGGGAAAGGGGCTGGAGGCGGTGGATATGGTGGCGGCGATGGTAGTGGAAGGCAAGGAAATGCTAACAACAGCAGCGGAGGAGATCGTGTTGGTAGACAGCATCGAGGAGGTGGCGGGGGAGGCTTTGGTGGCCAAAGACCGGGTGGTGGTGGACTTGGTGGCCAAAGACCGGGCGGTGGTGGACTTGGTGGCCAAAGACCGGGCGGTGGTGGACATCAAAGACAGGGCAACCACCACCAACAACATGGTGGGCACAGATTTGGAAATCAAGATATGCAAGCCCAGCCCCTAATGCCCCTAAACTTGGAAGAAAgtgtaaagaaagaaagaaaattcaCTCAAAGATGCAGATTATTTGTTGGAAATTTAACAAATGATATTGAAGAGGATGATTTCAAAAAGATGTTCGAAAAGTATGGTGAAATATCGGAGGTTTTCTTAAACAAACAGAGAGGATTTGGTTTTATTCGACTT gacACGCGACAAAATGCGGAAGCTGCCAAGGCTTCGATCGATGGTACAACTCGCAAAGGAAGACAAGTTCGTGTTAGGTTCGCCACTCATGGTGCTGCCTTGAAAGTGAAGCATTTACCTAACCTTGTATCCAATGAGCTTCTGGAACATGCATTTTCACAGTTTGGCATTGTTGAGAGAGCGGTTGTTATTGTAGATGACAGAGGAAAAGCCACTGGTGAAGGTATTGTTGAGTTTGCTCGTAAATCAGGAGCCCAGAATGCTCTTCAGAAAATTAAAGATGGTGTATTTTTATTAACCAG ttcTCTGAGACCTGTATCTGCTGAAGTACTGGAGCAAACTGATGAAGAAGATGGATTGCCTGAAAAAAACCTCACAAAGAACCAACATTATCAGAG GGAACGAGAAGCCATTCCCAGATTTGCACCGCCAACCTCGTTTGAGTTTGAATGGGGTTTGAGATGGAAAGAGATCTTTGAACTGGAGAAGTCTCAAAGAGAACAGCTTGAGAAGCAGTTTGAAGAAAGAAGAGAAAAACTTGAATCTGAAATGGATGGTGCCCGATACGAACATCAAACAATTATGATGAGACAAG ATTTACAACGTAGACAGGAGGAATTGCGAAGAATGGAAGAAAACTTCAAAGAAATTGAGCAGAG ACGCCAGGAAGAATTCCGTCAACGATCAGAGATGCGCAGCCAGGAATTGGAATCCATGAGAGCGCACCAGGAAGAGGTTAGCCGGCGAAGACAAGAAGATTTGAGACGTCGTTCCCAGAATGTTACCGCTGACGGCATGATGCAAAGGAATGAATCGCAGATGATG CGTGCTAGCCGATTCGACCAACCTCCACAGCAAGGATTTGGGCGTGGTGGGCCAGGCGGACCAATGGGCGGTCCAATGGGTGGTAGTCCCCATGAAATGCGTGGTGGACGTCGTGGAGGAGGAGAACGTGAGCAAGATGTTCCTTTCAAACGTGCTCGTCGTTTCTAA
- the LOC140054954 gene encoding uncharacterized protein isoform X1, translating to MANVKQETESPNKPNQQRTTPNNKGKSGNITNSKDGNFNKGGKGAGGGGYGGGDGSGRQGNANNSSGGDRVGRQHRGGGGGGFGGQRPGGGGLGGQRPGGGGLGGQRPGGGGHQRQGNHHQQHGGHRFGNQDMQAQPLMPLNLEESVKKERKFTQRCRLFVGNLTNDIEEDDFKKMFEKYGEISEVFLNKQRGFGFIRLDTRQNAEAAKASIDGTTRKGRQVRVRFATHGAALKVKHLPNLVSNELLEHAFSQFGIVERAVVIVDDRGKATGEGIVEFARKSGAQNALQKIKDGVFLLTSSLRPVSAEVLEQTDEEDGLPEKNLTKNQHYQREREAIPRFAPPTSFEFEWGLRWKEIFELEKSQREQLEKQFEERREKLESEMDGARYEHQTIMMRQDLQRRQEELRRMEENFKEIEQRRQEEFRQRSEMRSQELESMRAHQEEVSRRRQEDLRRRSQNVTADGMMQRNESQMMGEAMAQMNQGNNAMSGAGPNGRPGPGAGPNGRGMGGGGPGMQGGPGGMQSRASRFDQPPQQGFGRGGPGGPMGGPMGGSPHEMRGGRRGGGEREQDVPFKRARRF from the exons ATGGCTAACGTAAAACAGGAAACAGAAAGTCCAAATAAGCCTAATCAGCAACGTACAACACCTAATAATAAAGGTAAGAGTGGAAATATTACGAACAGTAAAGATGGAAATTTCAACAAAGGAGGGAAAGGGGCTGGAGGCGGTGGATATGGTGGCGGCGATGGTAGTGGAAGGCAAGGAAATGCTAACAACAGCAGCGGAGGAGATCGTGTTGGTAGACAGCATCGAGGAGGTGGCGGGGGAGGCTTTGGTGGCCAAAGACCGGGTGGTGGTGGACTTGGTGGCCAAAGACCGGGCGGTGGTGGACTTGGTGGCCAAAGACCGGGCGGTGGTGGACATCAAAGACAGGGCAACCACCACCAACAACATGGTGGGCACAGATTTGGAAATCAAGATATGCAAGCCCAGCCCCTAATGCCCCTAAACTTGGAAGAAAgtgtaaagaaagaaagaaaattcaCTCAAAGATGCAGATTATTTGTTGGAAATTTAACAAATGATATTGAAGAGGATGATTTCAAAAAGATGTTCGAAAAGTATGGTGAAATATCGGAGGTTTTCTTAAACAAACAGAGAGGATTTGGTTTTATTCGACTT gacACGCGACAAAATGCGGAAGCTGCCAAGGCTTCGATCGATGGTACAACTCGCAAAGGAAGACAAGTTCGTGTTAGGTTCGCCACTCATGGTGCTGCCTTGAAAGTGAAGCATTTACCTAACCTTGTATCCAATGAGCTTCTGGAACATGCATTTTCACAGTTTGGCATTGTTGAGAGAGCGGTTGTTATTGTAGATGACAGAGGAAAAGCCACTGGTGAAGGTATTGTTGAGTTTGCTCGTAAATCAGGAGCCCAGAATGCTCTTCAGAAAATTAAAGATGGTGTATTTTTATTAACCAG ttcTCTGAGACCTGTATCTGCTGAAGTACTGGAGCAAACTGATGAAGAAGATGGATTGCCTGAAAAAAACCTCACAAAGAACCAACATTATCAGAG GGAACGAGAAGCCATTCCCAGATTTGCACCGCCAACCTCGTTTGAGTTTGAATGGGGTTTGAGATGGAAAGAGATCTTTGAACTGGAGAAGTCTCAAAGAGAACAGCTTGAGAAGCAGTTTGAAGAAAGAAGAGAAAAACTTGAATCTGAAATGGATGGTGCCCGATACGAACATCAAACAATTATGATGAGACAAG ATTTACAACGTAGACAGGAGGAATTGCGAAGAATGGAAGAAAACTTCAAAGAAATTGAGCAGAG ACGCCAGGAAGAATTCCGTCAACGATCAGAGATGCGCAGCCAGGAATTGGAATCCATGAGAGCGCACCAGGAAGAGGTTAGCCGGCGAAGACAAGAAGATTTGAGACGTCGTTCCCAGAATGTTACCGCTGACGGCATGATGCAAAGGAATGAATCGCAGATGATG GGTGAAGCCATGGCGCAAATGAACCAGGGAAACAACGCAATGTCTGGAGCCGGTCCTAATGGCCGTCCCGGACCTGGTGCCGGACCCAATGGGCGTGGAATGGGTGGCGGTGGCCCAGGAATGCAGGGTGGTCCAGGTGGAATGCAGTCG CGTGCTAGCCGATTCGACCAACCTCCACAGCAAGGATTTGGGCGTGGTGGGCCAGGCGGACCAATGGGCGGTCCAATGGGTGGTAGTCCCCATGAAATGCGTGGTGGACGTCGTGGAGGAGGAGAACGTGAGCAAGATGTTCCTTTCAAACGTGCTCGTCGTTTCTAA